In the Bacillus shivajii genome, one interval contains:
- the folK gene encoding 2-amino-4-hydroxy-6-hydroxymethyldihydropteridine diphosphokinase, which translates to MFSNNMHANAFSNVSYLSLGSNIEDRYDHLMEAVSLLKTDENMKVVSTSSIYETAPVGYTDQASFLNMVIKIITTYTPEQLLDKLEEVERQGGRKRVMKWGPRTIDLDILLYNKENINLEHLQIPHPRMFSRGFVLIPLKEIENDITFSTGKTIDDYIDELPDKEGVHVWKSLSGGEESGPIEN; encoded by the coding sequence ATGTTCAGTAATAACATGCATGCAAATGCATTTTCAAATGTTTCATATCTCTCATTAGGGTCAAATATAGAAGATAGGTATGACCATTTAATGGAAGCAGTATCATTGTTAAAAACAGATGAAAATATGAAGGTGGTTTCAACTTCATCGATTTATGAAACAGCCCCAGTTGGCTATACAGATCAAGCCTCTTTTCTGAATATGGTTATTAAAATCATAACTACATACACACCGGAGCAACTGCTAGATAAGTTGGAAGAAGTTGAGCGTCAAGGTGGAAGAAAAAGGGTGATGAAGTGGGGGCCACGTACAATAGACCTTGACATTTTACTCTATAATAAAGAAAATATAAACTTGGAACACTTGCAAATTCCGCACCCAAGAATGTTTTCAAGAGGTTTCGTACTTATACCTCTAAAAGAGATAGAAAATGACATAACATTTTCAACAGGCAAAACAATTGACGATTATATAGATGAATTACCAGACAAAGAGGGTGTACACGTATGGAAGAGCTTATCTGGGGGAGAAGAATCCGGGCCTATCGAAAACTAA
- a CDS encoding helix-turn-helix domain-containing protein, whose translation MEELIWGRRIRAYRKLKGFTQEELAKNLEISVSVLGEIERGNRKPSDEMIEQITVVLNITLEELTSIK comes from the coding sequence ATGGAAGAGCTTATCTGGGGGAGAAGAATCCGGGCCTATCGAAAACTAAAAGGCTTTACACAAGAGGAACTAGCGAAAAACTTAGAAATCTCTGTTTCTGTACTCGGAGAAATAGAGCGGGGAAACCGGAAGCCTTCTGATGAAATGATCGAGCAAATAACAGTCGTATTAAATATTACGCTCGAAGAACTAACATCAATAAAATAA
- the dusB gene encoding tRNA dihydrouridine synthase DusB: MLKIGDIEMKNQVVLAPMAGVCNPAFRLIAKDFGAGLVCAEMVSDKAILHENERSMKMLYVDEREKPLSLQIFGGDKDTLVEAAKIVDKKTNADIIDINMGCPVPKITKCDAGARWLLDPNKIYEMVSYVVEAVDKPVTVKMRMGWDEDHIYAVDNARAIERAGGKAVALHGRTRVQMYEGEADWNILKEVKDAVNIPVIGNGDVKTPEDARRMLDTTGVDGVMIGRAALGNPWMLYRTIHYLETGENIPEPPAREKMDVCVLHMDRLIDLKGEDVAVREMRKHAAWYIKGMRGSSKLRNQINAITKRDELAGVLYEFVDLVEAKEKEKEIAVAGR; encoded by the coding sequence ATGCTTAAGATCGGTGATATCGAAATGAAAAACCAAGTCGTTTTAGCTCCGATGGCTGGTGTATGTAACCCAGCATTCCGCCTTATTGCTAAAGACTTTGGTGCAGGGCTTGTATGTGCTGAAATGGTTAGTGATAAAGCGATTCTCCATGAAAATGAACGTTCAATGAAGATGCTTTATGTAGATGAAAGAGAGAAACCTTTATCATTGCAAATTTTTGGCGGAGATAAAGATACATTAGTAGAAGCTGCAAAGATCGTTGATAAAAAGACGAATGCTGATATTATTGATATAAATATGGGCTGCCCGGTCCCTAAAATCACAAAATGTGATGCCGGTGCGAGATGGCTCTTAGATCCGAATAAGATTTATGAGATGGTTTCGTACGTCGTAGAAGCAGTTGATAAACCAGTAACAGTGAAAATGCGTATGGGATGGGATGAAGATCACATCTATGCAGTTGACAATGCTAGGGCAATAGAAAGAGCCGGAGGAAAAGCAGTAGCACTTCATGGGCGAACTCGCGTACAAATGTATGAAGGCGAGGCTGACTGGAATATTCTTAAAGAAGTAAAAGACGCAGTGAATATTCCTGTTATCGGAAATGGTGATGTAAAAACTCCAGAAGATGCAAGAAGAATGCTTGATACGACCGGCGTTGATGGCGTAATGATTGGTAGGGCGGCACTTGGAAACCCTTGGATGCTATACCGTACAATTCATTACCTTGAAACGGGAGAAAATATTCCGGAGCCTCCAGCTAGAGAAAAGATGGATGTATGTGTTTTACACATGGACCGACTTATTGATTTAAAAGGCGAAGACGTCGCTGTAAGGGAAATGCGTAAACATGCTGCTTGGTATATTAAGGGCATGCGAGGTTCATCTAAGCTACGTAATCAAATTAACGCAATTACAAAGCGCGAT